One window of the Pyrus communis chromosome 17, drPyrComm1.1, whole genome shotgun sequence genome contains the following:
- the LOC137723300 gene encoding uncharacterized protein, with protein sequence MVLVSSVRIMPPRREPRRSAKPSFPDIAQLGEVIATAIHSAIRLPQSTPLETMYNLKLDKFEGYEGHEGAERWLEHIEKTFRVLNSQGNLPVEKWVETTSWFLGKDSASWWEQELRRLTPAEKTDWDVFSELFKRRFVPSEYINRKKHEFTELRQGKLTANEYYRRFTDLSRYHPEVAGNLAEMLRRFHLGTRKKWLSMTTTTHCDTYQDVYEILLRIEDSENMPSESDEEEKDGNQKKDDKGKGQASLEPRRTQNFKRGGTSSSSSSDGFSATGQGRGGRFAGGARGQRQGDGGRGRAPLCRRCNNRHFGECRRGSSGCFTCGQMGHQAANCPQSQQQKLQ encoded by the coding sequence atggttttggtgtcttctgtcagaattatgccgcctcgtcgggaaccacgtcgttcTGCtaagcctagtttccccgatattgcTCAGCTGGGGGAAGTTATTGCTACAGCTATTCATTCGGCGATTCGCCTTCCCCAAAgcactcctctggagactatgtataatttgaagttggataagtttgaaGGCTATGAGGGTCATGAGGGTGCAGAGCGGTGGCTAGAGCATattgagaagacttttcgtgtTTTGAATAGTCAGGGAAATCTCCCTGTCGAGAAGTGGGTAGAGACGACCTcgtggtttttgggtaaggattcTGCATCCTGGTGGGAACAGGAACTTCGTCGTTTGACTCCAGCTGAGAAGACTGATTGGGATGTTTTCAGTGAGTTGTTCAAGAGAAGGTTTGTGCCCTCTGAGTATATTAACCGTAAGAAGCATGAATTTACTGAGTTGAGACAGGGGAAGCTgacagcgaatgagtactaccggaggttcactgatttgtctcgctaTCATCCTGAGGTTGCTGGCAATCtagcggagatgcttcgtcgtttccatTTAGGTACTAGGAAGAAGTGGCTTTCGATGACGACCACTACCCATTGTGATACCTACCAGGATGTTTATGAGATTTTGCTGAGAATTGAGGATTCAGAAAATATGCCGAGCGAGAGTGATGAGGAAGAGAAAGATGGTAATCAAAAGAAAGATGATAAGGGTAAAGGTCAAGCGTCGCTCGAACCTCGTcggactcagaacttcaagaggggtggcactagttctagctcttctaGCGATGGTTTCAGCGCCACTGGTCagggacgtggaggtaggtttgctggtggtgctagaggccagagacagGGTGATGGTGGTAGAGGTAGGGCCCCactttgccgcaggtgtaataatcggcattttggtgagtgtaggcgtggtagcagtggttgttttacttgtgggcagatgggacatcaggctgcgaattgtccccagagtcagcagcagaagctgCAGTAG
- the LOC137723299 gene encoding ATPase 11, plasma membrane-type-like has product MDEIVRSSHFVLDDNDRVFTFSRSLSQKKFGVEDIFNENLYYTNKTLNWGMNAKLSSALYLQVSTISQALIFVTRSRGWSFLEVPGLLLLSAFVIAQLIATLISAVATWEFARIQAIGWKWCGIVWIYNILVYMLLDPVKIFVRYALSGRAWSLVLNKRTAFNTQKDFGKEFREAAWAAEQRTVHGLPSVEAKNIPERHTFRDVSIMTEEARRRAEIARLRELHTLKGKVESFAQLRGLDTETNPNYTESFLMYFWLL; this is encoded by the exons ATGGATGAAATTGTTAGGAGCTCACATTTTGTACTTGATGACAATGATCGAGTTTTCACCTTCTCTCGTTCTCTCTCGCAGAAAAAATTCGGTGTAGAAGATATCTTCAACGAGAATCTCTATTATACCAACAAGACCCTCAATTGGGGAATGAATGCCAAGCTATCATCTGCTCTGTACCTTCAAGTTAGCACCATCAGCCAGGCTCTAATTTTTGTCACACGCTCCCGAGGATGGTCATTCCTGGAAGTACCTGGTCTGCTTCTTCTTAGTGCTTTCGTAATTGCTCAACTG ATTGCTACATTAATATCTGCTGTAGCAACATGGGAATTTGCTAGAATTCAAGCAATCGGCTGGAAATGGTGTGGTATCGTATGGATATACAACATTCTAGTCTACATGCTACTTGATCCTGTCAAGATTTTTGTTCGATATGCACTCAGTGGGAGGGCTTGGAGTTTGGTATTGAACAAAAGA ACGGCTTTCAACACCCAAAAGGACTTTGGTAAAGAGTTCCGCGAGGCTGCATGGGCGGCAGAACAGCGGACGGTCCATGGCCTCCCATCTGTGGAGGCAAAGAACATTCCTGAGAGGCACACATTCAGGGATGTTAGCATCATGACTGAAGAAGCCAGGAGACGTGCAGAGATTGCAAG ACTAAGGGAGCTTCACACTTTGAAGGGGAAGGTCGAGTCCTTTGCACAGCTAAGGGGTTTGGACACCGAAACGAACCCAAATTACACCGAGTCATTTCTAATGTACTTCTGGCTACTCTAG